The Musa acuminata AAA Group cultivar baxijiao chromosome BXJ2-2, Cavendish_Baxijiao_AAA, whole genome shotgun sequence genome has a segment encoding these proteins:
- the LOC103971256 gene encoding uncharacterized protein LOC103971256, producing the protein MISGFRRSLSLSGLSPNASPARRRPRDAPRHARSASLPCRSQSALSLIQDEIRSLRSGTASDLERIDRLLAALDDLLRLSRIQDPLRRCPALADRLLDGFLRLLDAQGSFRSAVLALGQHHAEACTAVRRRDPVRLASAARSLRRAEKELVLLATAIKDLTRCPPFTPGLWADAAEAEVAGIVTEAVAATATAMSAVYLGIAAVSSAAASAAAAASTSKDSWMVWALRRPSPSKKREAEEAEMGAMEKLEERMEGLEEGSERVYRSLVNIRVALLNALTPSL; encoded by the coding sequence ATGATCTCCGGATTCCGCCGCTCCCTCTCTTTATCGGGCCTGAGCCCTAACGCCAGCCCCGCCCGCCGGCGCCCCCGCGACGCGCCCCGACACGCGCGTTCCGCCAGCCTCCCCTGCCGCTCCCAGTCCGCCCTCTCCCTCATCCAGGACGAGATACGCTCCCTACGCTCCGGCACCGCCTCCGATCTCGAGCGGATCGACCGCCTTCTCGCGGCACTCGACGACCTCCTCCGCCTCTCCCGGATCCAGGATCCCCTCCGCCGCTGCCCCGCCTTGGCCGATCGCCTCCTCGACGGCTTTCTCCGCCTCCTCGACGCCCAGGGCTCCTTCCGCTCCGCCGTCCTGGCGCTCGGGCAGCACCACGCGGAGGCCTGCACCGCAGTCAGGCGGCGCGACCCGGTGCGGCTCGCCTCCGCCGCCCGGTCCCTCCGGCGGGCGGAGAAGGAGCTCGTCCTGCTCGCCACGGCCATCAAGGATCTCACCAGATGTCCACCCTTCACCCCGGGGCTCTGGGCGGACGCGGCCGAGGCCGAGGTCGCAGGGATCGTCACTGAAGCGGTGGCCGCGACGGCGACCGCGATGTCGGCGGTTTACCTGGGGATCGCGGCGGTGTCGTCCGCAGCGGCATCAGCGGCGGCGGCCGCCTCGACGTCGAAAGACTCGTGGATGGTGTGGGCATTGAGGAGGCCGTCGCCATCGAAAAAGCGTGAAGCAGAGGAAGCGGAGATGGGGGCGATGGAGAAGCTGGAGGAGAGGATGGAGGGATTGGAGGAGGGAAGCGAGAGGGTGTACAGGAGTTTGGTGAACATAAGAGTAGCCCTCCTCAACGCTCTTACTCCCTCTTTGTAG
- the LOC135605367 gene encoding cytokinin riboside 5'-monophosphate phosphoribohydrolase LOG1-like: MEEITVGKSRFKRVCVFCGSSTGKRNCYQDAAVELGKELVARKVDLVYGGGSVGLMGLVSEAVHTGGGHVIGIIPRTLMSKEITGETFGEVKPVASMHQRKAEMARHSDAFIALPGGYGTLEELLEVITWAQLGIHNKPVGLLNVDGYYNSLLAFIDKAVEDGFIQPYQRHIFVSAPNAKDLVQKLEEYVPVEDALIAKLSWEMEQVGLNSTLQAEIAR, encoded by the exons ATGGAGGAGATCACGGTCGGGAAGTCGAGGTTCAAGAGGGTGTGCGTGTTCTGTGGGAGCAGCACCGGGAAGAGGAACTGTTACCAAGATGCAGCCGTGGAGCTTGGAAAGGAACTG GTGGCGAGGAAGGTCGATCTGGTGTATGGAGGGGGCAGTGTGGGGCTGATGGGCTTGGTTTCCGAAGCTGTTCATACTGGTGGAGGCCATGTCATTGG GATCATCCCAAGAACTCTGATGTCCAAAGAG ATTACGGGGGAGACGTTTGGGGAAGTGAAGCCGGTGGCCAGCATGCACCAGCGCAAGGCCGAAATGGCCCGCCACTCTGACGCCTTCATCGCACTACCTG GTGGGTATGGAACACTGGAGGAGCTGCTGGAGGTCATCACCTGGGCTCAGCTCGGCATCCACAACAAACCC GTTGGCTTGCTTAATGTGGACGGCTACTACAACTCTCTGCTGGCCTTCATAGACAAGGCCGTGGAGGATGGTTTCATCCAACCTTACCAGCGTCACATCTTCGTCTCCGCTCCCAACGCAAAAGACCTCGTCCAAAAGCTCGAG GAATACGTGCCCGTCGAGGATGCTCTGATCGCCAAACTGAGCTGGGAGATGGAGCAGGTGGGACTAAACTCCACCCTTCAAGCTGAGATCGCCCGGTAG